The following proteins are co-located in the Komagataeibacter sp. FNDCF1 genome:
- the choV gene encoding choline ABC transporter ATP-binding protein, with protein MTTALAFSHVDILFHRQKNKAALARALTLLDQGRTREEIARETQVTVGVADANLSVERGEISILMGLSGSGKSTLLRAANGLNKTVRGEVQIGNGVAYVDLANCDDETLRDIRKTRIAMVFQNFGLLPWRTVRDNVGLGLELRGVVPSIRQKMVDEKLELVGLSRWADARISELSGGMQQRVGLARAFATDADILLMDEPFSALDPLIRRKLQDELLNIQQQLKKTIIFVSHDIDEALKIGNQITIMREGRIVQTGTPDDILFRPVNDYVREFIQHMNPLPVMNARSVMRRLSDLTEGEDGFVLLDRAGFYRFDYVSGQLRSMDGTLLELQQHMAVPDTQECTIRPGVTQCVPTGTSLHTVAILQQRSDMPVLIHDGGEIIGLCDSSDIINGMTGILKG; from the coding sequence ATGACTACGGCACTTGCCTTCAGCCATGTCGACATTCTCTTCCATCGTCAGAAAAACAAGGCTGCCCTTGCCCGTGCGCTGACCCTGCTGGACCAGGGCCGCACGCGTGAGGAAATTGCCCGTGAAACCCAGGTCACGGTGGGTGTGGCGGATGCGAACCTGAGCGTCGAACGCGGCGAGATCAGTATCCTGATGGGGCTTTCGGGCTCGGGAAAATCCACGCTGCTGCGTGCCGCAAACGGGCTGAACAAGACGGTGCGGGGCGAAGTACAGATTGGCAACGGGGTCGCATATGTCGATCTTGCGAACTGCGATGACGAGACACTGCGCGACATCCGCAAGACGCGCATTGCCATGGTGTTCCAGAATTTCGGCCTGCTGCCGTGGCGTACGGTACGCGACAATGTGGGGCTGGGCCTGGAACTGCGCGGTGTTGTTCCATCGATCCGGCAGAAGATGGTTGATGAAAAGCTGGAACTGGTCGGCCTGTCACGCTGGGCGGATGCGCGCATAAGCGAACTGTCGGGTGGCATGCAGCAGCGTGTGGGGCTTGCGCGCGCCTTTGCCACCGATGCCGACATCCTGCTGATGGACGAACCCTTTTCCGCACTGGACCCGCTTATCCGGCGCAAGCTGCAGGATGAACTGCTCAATATCCAGCAACAGCTCAAGAAAACGATCATCTTCGTCAGCCACGATATTGATGAAGCCCTGAAGATCGGCAACCAGATCACGATCATGCGCGAAGGCCGCATCGTGCAGACCGGCACGCCCGATGATATCCTCTTCCGTCCCGTCAATGACTATGTGCGGGAATTCATACAGCACATGAATCCCCTGCCGGTCATGAACGCCCGGTCCGTCATGCGCAGGCTGTCCGACCTGACCGAGGGGGAAGACGGCTTTGTCCTGCTTGACAGGGCAGGCTTCTACCGGTTCGACTACGTATCGGGGCAGTTGCGGAGCATGGATGGCACATTGCTCGAACTCCAGCAGCACATGGCGGTGCCCGACACACAGGAATGCACGATCCGGCCCGGCGTCACGCAGTGCGTTCCCACCGGCACGTCGCTGCACACCGTGGCCATCCTGCAGCAGCGCAGCGACATGCCGGTGCTGATTCATGACGGGGGTGAAATCATCGGCCTGTGTGACAGTAGCGACATCATCAACGGGATGACCGGCATACTCAAGGGCTAG
- a CDS encoding GNAT family N-acetyltransferase, producing the protein MSLTVETMTGAGIASVIPALARLRITVFREWPYLYAGDDPVYEEAYLAPYVNSPGTAIIIARHGTEIVGASTCLPLKDEAPAIQAPFARRGLALEPFFYFGESVVLPQWRGHGLGKRFFMEREKQARRMGAGFAVFCAVRRAPDHPQRPANAPSLHEFWRRRGFVPLPAVSCSFTWREPGSPEERDHDLDFWIKPLDGPDIPPALLERIPA; encoded by the coding sequence ATGTCCTTAACTGTTGAGACCATGACAGGGGCAGGGATCGCCAGCGTCATACCGGCCCTGGCGCGACTGCGTATTACGGTATTCCGTGAATGGCCCTACCTCTATGCCGGCGATGACCCGGTTTATGAGGAAGCCTACCTGGCCCCCTATGTAAACAGCCCTGGCACCGCCATCATCATTGCCCGGCATGGCACCGAGATCGTGGGGGCGTCGACCTGCCTGCCCCTGAAGGACGAGGCACCGGCCATACAGGCGCCCTTTGCCCGGCGCGGCCTGGCGCTGGAGCCGTTCTTCTATTTTGGTGAATCCGTGGTACTGCCGCAATGGCGGGGGCATGGGCTGGGCAAGCGCTTCTTCATGGAACGCGAAAAGCAGGCGCGGCGCATGGGCGCAGGGTTTGCCGTCTTCTGCGCGGTCAGGCGTGCGCCGGACCATCCCCAGCGGCCTGCCAATGCCCCGTCCCTGCATGAATTCTGGCGCAGGCGTGGCTTTGTTCCGCTGCCTGCCGTGTCATGCTCCTTTACATGGCGTGAACCGGGCAGCCCGGAAGAACGCGACCATGATCTGGATTTCTGGATCAAACCCCTTGATGGCCCGGACATTCCCCCGGCACTGCTTGAAAGAATTCCGGCATGA
- the choW gene encoding choline ABC transporter permease subunit, protein MKNLELWITSHKLPVGAVMAHLVDFVRKHGMFFFNSVSDVIGYFADGLTDLLLSIPPLLMLVLFTGGAYLARRSIGLATLVGLGLLFIINQGYWQETMGTLSLVLFSTLICLLIGVPLGIAAAHRPWLARLLHPALDLMQTLPTFVYLIPTLILFGLGTVPGMISTIVFAIPAPIRMTEMGIASVPRALLEAGESFGTTPRQLLWKIEIPSALPMIRAGLTQCIMLSLSMVVIAALVGAGGLGVPVVRALNTVQVDTGFESGFAIVLLAIILDRLCRAKGTS, encoded by the coding sequence ATGAAAAATCTGGAACTCTGGATTACATCGCACAAGCTACCGGTTGGCGCGGTCATGGCGCATCTTGTCGATTTTGTACGCAAGCATGGCATGTTCTTCTTCAACTCGGTCAGTGATGTCATCGGGTATTTCGCCGATGGCCTGACGGACCTGCTGCTCAGCATTCCGCCGCTGCTCATGCTTGTGCTCTTTACCGGGGGTGCCTATCTGGCACGCCGCTCGATCGGACTTGCAACCCTGGTCGGGCTGGGGCTGCTTTTCATCATTAACCAGGGGTACTGGCAGGAAACGATGGGCACCCTGTCCCTCGTGCTGTTCTCCACCCTGATCTGCCTGCTTATCGGGGTGCCGCTGGGCATTGCCGCGGCCCACCGCCCATGGCTTGCGCGCCTGCTCCATCCCGCACTTGATCTCATGCAGACGCTGCCCACCTTCGTGTACCTCATTCCGACCCTGATCCTGTTCGGCCTCGGTACGGTTCCGGGCATGATTTCCACCATTGTCTTCGCCATTCCCGCACCGATCAGGATGACGGAAATGGGAATCGCATCCGTGCCGCGCGCCCTGCTTGAAGCGGGAGAATCCTTTGGCACCACCCCCCGGCAGCTATTGTGGAAGATCGAGATTCCATCCGCCCTGCCCATGATCCGCGCGGGCCTGACGCAATGCATCATGCTCAGCCTGTCCATGGTGGTGATCGCGGCACTGGTTGGCGCGGGTGGACTGGGCGTTCCCGTCGTGCGCGCGCTCAACACCGTGCAGGTTGATACAGGATTTGAATCCGGATTCGCGATTGTTCTGCTCGCCATCATTCTGGACCGGCTGTGCCGTGCAAAAGGAACTTCTTGA
- a CDS encoding carbon-nitrogen hydrolase family protein codes for MSVSLRLGTHSWQVEQCNTLDDYAAHLDRVTAEGARKADLLVLPEYSCMEVAAAFATAQSDAMSELHAVCEHASEILHIMCSAARRHDVWLMPGTLPWADSTGRIRNRAPLIAPDGRHAFQDKHVMTRFETESWDVKSGNPPGFFETPWGRIGTSICYDSEFPALARSQIEAGVWLLLVPTCTDTMHGFNRVRISARARALENQCFVAVSPTVGAAPWLATLDENRGTAGIYGPMDRGFPDDGIIAEGGKDVADWAFATLSPDALEQVRTNGAVKNCHDWPQSVPEATALSFS; via the coding sequence ATGAGTGTTTCCTTACGCCTTGGCACCCATTCATGGCAGGTTGAACAGTGCAACACGCTGGATGACTACGCGGCCCATCTGGACCGGGTTACGGCGGAAGGCGCGCGCAAGGCCGACCTGCTCGTGCTGCCGGAATACAGCTGCATGGAGGTGGCGGCGGCCTTCGCCACGGCGCAGTCCGACGCCATGAGCGAACTGCACGCGGTATGCGAGCACGCCAGCGAAATCCTGCACATCATGTGCAGTGCCGCGCGCAGGCATGATGTGTGGCTGATGCCCGGCACGCTGCCGTGGGCGGATTCCACCGGGCGCATCCGCAACCGCGCGCCGCTGATCGCGCCCGATGGGCGGCATGCCTTTCAGGACAAGCATGTCATGACCCGCTTCGAGACGGAAAGCTGGGATGTGAAAAGCGGCAATCCACCGGGCTTTTTTGAAACCCCATGGGGCCGGATCGGGACCAGCATATGCTATGATTCCGAATTCCCCGCCCTTGCGCGCAGCCAGATCGAGGCAGGGGTATGGCTTCTGCTGGTCCCGACCTGCACGGACACGATGCACGGTTTCAACCGGGTCCGCATTTCCGCACGCGCCCGCGCGCTGGAAAACCAGTGCTTTGTTGCGGTCTCCCCCACCGTCGGGGCCGCGCCATGGCTTGCCACCCTTGATGAAAACAGGGGCACGGCCGGAATTTACGGCCCGATGGACCGCGGCTTCCCCGATGACGGGATCATCGCGGAAGGTGGAAAGGATGTTGCCGACTGGGCATTTGCCACCCTTTCCCCCGATGCGCTTGAACAGGTCCGCACCAATGGCGCCGTGAAGAACTGCCATGACTGGCCACAATCCGTGCCAGAGGCGACTGCCCTTTCCTTTTCGTGA
- a CDS encoding glycine betaine ABC transporter substrate-binding protein, which translates to MRRLFLVLFLALGLPSAARAADPAACHTVRLADVGWTDASAVTAVAAEMFDALGYATTTPMVTLSVAYLSMKSGQIDAFLSNWNPTGVTAIAPYLKDGSVKQIAVNLSGGHFTLGVPDYVAAQGLRDFKDIEAWGPKLHRVIYGLESGNDGNAMILKMIKNNDFGLQHFRLVESSEQGMLSQVSRSIDSHRPIVFLAWEPHPMNIDYRITYLTGGERIFGAGAYVDTVTRASYETACPNAYRFLSQIRFSVQDENILMKAVQDDHIPPRREARDWLRTHPDVFGPWLKDVTTFDGQPPLDAVRNHLGIH; encoded by the coding sequence ATGCGCCGCCTTTTTCTTGTACTGTTTCTTGCGCTCGGATTACCTTCCGCCGCACGGGCTGCTGACCCGGCGGCCTGCCACACGGTCCGGCTGGCCGATGTGGGATGGACCGATGCCTCTGCCGTGACAGCCGTGGCGGCGGAGATGTTCGATGCACTGGGATATGCCACCACAACCCCCATGGTCACGCTGAGTGTCGCCTATCTCAGCATGAAATCCGGACAGATCGACGCCTTCCTGAGCAACTGGAACCCCACGGGTGTTACAGCCATCGCCCCCTACCTGAAGGATGGCAGCGTAAAGCAGATTGCGGTCAACCTGAGCGGTGGCCATTTCACCCTTGGCGTGCCGGACTATGTCGCAGCACAGGGCCTGCGCGACTTCAAGGACATCGAGGCATGGGGGCCGAAGCTCCATCGTGTCATCTACGGCCTTGAATCCGGAAATGACGGTAACGCCATGATCCTGAAGATGATCAAGAACAACGATTTCGGGCTGCAGCACTTCCGTCTGGTCGAAAGCAGCGAACAGGGCATGCTCAGCCAGGTGTCACGCTCGATCGACAGCCATCGCCCGATCGTGTTCCTGGCGTGGGAACCCCACCCGATGAACATAGACTACAGGATTACCTACCTGACCGGTGGGGAACGTATTTTCGGGGCCGGGGCGTATGTCGATACCGTCACCCGCGCCAGTTATGAAACCGCATGCCCGAATGCCTACCGCTTCCTCAGCCAGATCCGGTTCTCGGTCCAGGACGAGAACATCCTGATGAAGGCGGTACAGGACGACCACATCCCGCCACGCAGGGAAGCACGGGACTGGTTGCGCACCCATCCCGACGTTTTCGGGCCCTGGCTGAAAGATGTCACGACGTTTGACGGACAGCCGCCACTGGACGCCGTGCGCAACCATCTGGGCATTCATTAA
- a CDS encoding TonB-dependent receptor: MQLWSVLRCTLLSALFLSCAQGALAASVTTPSIGSKRTGGKSTPTSTAHQASATSASAPRRSAAETLSVSVARHHDHGSVQTITSEMLSRSVPGTNPQKVLATQPGIMFQSDDPQGMDTWSNQFYMHGFLQNQIGMTLDGIPLGDQEFHSANGLNTTAAISSENVGRMDVSMSAGAEHVASTSNLGGAVEYFSSDPTHKRHLTTSQTFGSNATYHTFIRADSGDLNKTGTRFYMSYMRNDMEKWKGGGNQFAQQVNAKLVQPIGHESSISALFDWSDKDLYNYQDMSFDMLQNGGYNIDNFIGTPNAYAKAYRSALSLNGLPGGKLPASYSKMSDPWDASYYDGATVERDYLGGINFDFALTHRLRWKTVAYGQGQYGRGSWANPYVASPDGAPLIEQITVTHNQRYGITSALHYNIAHNEISAGVWYENYHTSIGRNAYSEPVLGQGSPFNVLGSLPSPFESLWGQSINSNSFTAFVQDTYHPISNLSVHFGFKSLLETVRGGETDNLESYTGVGALASGSVTTAKAFLPHISADWHFLKHHELFFDVAENVKAYPISGFKEGASPFAVSQTAYNQIQQSGGLKPETDWNYAVGYRYSDKLILASLFVYHTDFHNRLQQITSGTIVNPISTVANVGTVNMNGVDAGLTLRPIRNLSIYNSISYNHATYADNVISEGTVYHTHGQQIVNYPRFMYKGSISYMYKGVDMHVDTQYMGQRNFSYTGDMRVPGYWIETLGLRYRMENFGRFNRRLDFVKNLTFSFDIYNLANQKYIATTGENGNPMTGDYQSFLVGAPRQFFGSVKAEF; this comes from the coding sequence ATGCAATTATGGTCTGTTCTTCGTTGTACACTCCTGTCCGCCCTGTTCCTGTCCTGCGCGCAGGGCGCGCTGGCGGCGAGTGTCACAACACCCTCTATCGGTTCAAAGCGCACAGGTGGAAAAAGCACACCCACATCGACCGCGCACCAGGCATCCGCCACCAGCGCGTCCGCGCCGCGCCGCAGTGCGGCGGAAACGCTCAGCGTGAGCGTCGCGCGCCACCATGACCACGGCAGTGTCCAGACCATAACATCGGAAATGCTGTCGCGATCCGTGCCGGGCACCAACCCGCAGAAGGTCCTGGCCACCCAGCCGGGCATCATGTTCCAGTCCGATGACCCGCAGGGCATGGATACCTGGTCAAACCAGTTCTACATGCATGGCTTCCTGCAGAACCAGATCGGCATGACGCTTGACGGCATTCCGCTGGGTGACCAGGAATTCCATTCCGCCAATGGCCTGAACACGACAGCCGCCATTTCATCGGAAAACGTCGGGCGCATGGATGTCTCCATGAGCGCGGGCGCCGAACACGTGGCCAGCACCAGCAACCTGGGTGGCGCCGTGGAATACTTTTCCAGCGACCCGACCCACAAGCGCCACCTGACCACATCCCAGACATTTGGCAGCAACGCCACGTACCATACCTTCATCCGCGCGGATAGCGGCGACCTGAACAAGACGGGCACCCGCTTCTACATGTCCTACATGCGCAACGACATGGAAAAGTGGAAAGGCGGCGGCAACCAGTTCGCCCAGCAGGTCAACGCCAAGCTCGTGCAGCCGATCGGGCATGAAAGCTCGATTTCCGCCCTGTTCGACTGGTCGGACAAGGATCTGTACAACTATCAGGACATGTCCTTCGACATGCTCCAGAACGGTGGCTACAACATCGACAACTTCATTGGCACGCCAAACGCCTATGCCAAGGCCTACCGTTCGGCACTGTCACTGAACGGTCTGCCGGGGGGCAAGCTGCCCGCAAGCTATTCCAAGATGTCCGACCCGTGGGATGCATCCTATTATGATGGCGCGACGGTGGAACGTGACTATCTGGGCGGGATCAATTTCGATTTTGCGCTGACCCATCGCCTGCGCTGGAAAACGGTGGCGTATGGCCAGGGCCAGTACGGCCGTGGATCATGGGCCAACCCCTATGTGGCCTCGCCCGACGGGGCGCCGCTGATCGAACAGATCACGGTTACCCATAATCAGCGCTACGGCATTACCTCTGCGCTGCATTACAACATCGCGCATAACGAGATCAGTGCGGGCGTATGGTATGAAAACTACCATACCTCAATCGGGCGTAACGCCTATTCGGAACCCGTGCTGGGCCAGGGCTCTCCGTTCAACGTGCTGGGTTCCCTGCCCTCCCCGTTTGAATCACTGTGGGGGCAGAGCATCAATTCCAACAGCTTTACCGCCTTTGTTCAGGATACCTATCACCCGATTTCGAACCTTTCGGTGCATTTCGGCTTCAAGTCACTGCTGGAAACCGTCCGGGGCGGGGAAACAGACAACCTGGAATCCTATACCGGCGTGGGTGCGCTTGCATCCGGCAGTGTCACGACCGCCAAGGCCTTCCTGCCGCATATCAGCGCGGACTGGCATTTCCTGAAACATCATGAACTGTTCTTCGACGTTGCCGAAAACGTAAAAGCCTACCCGATTTCCGGCTTCAAGGAAGGTGCGTCCCCCTTTGCCGTCAGCCAGACCGCGTATAACCAGATCCAGCAGAGCGGGGGCCTGAAGCCGGAAACGGACTGGAACTACGCTGTCGGCTACCGGTATTCCGACAAGCTGATCCTGGCATCGCTGTTTGTCTATCACACCGATTTCCACAACCGCCTGCAGCAGATCACGTCAGGCACGATCGTCAACCCGATTTCAACCGTGGCCAATGTCGGCACGGTCAACATGAACGGCGTGGATGCGGGACTGACATTGCGGCCGATCAGGAACCTGTCGATCTATAACAGCATAAGCTACAACCACGCGACCTATGCGGATAACGTCATATCCGAAGGGACCGTCTACCACACCCATGGCCAGCAGATCGTCAACTACCCGCGCTTCATGTACAAAGGCAGCATCTCCTATATGTACAAGGGCGTGGATATGCATGTCGACACCCAGTACATGGGCCAGCGCAACTTCAGCTATACCGGTGACATGCGTGTTCCGGGCTACTGGATCGAAACACTGGGCCTGCGCTACCGCATGGAGAATTTCGGGCGCTTCAACCGCCGTCTCGACTTTGTGAAGAACCTGACTTTCTCTTTTGATATCTATAACCTTGCCAACCAGAAATATATCGCCACAACAGGTGAGAACGGCAACCCGATGACAGGTGACTACCAGTCCTTCCTGGTCGGCGCGCCCCGTCAGTTCTTTGGTTCGGTCAAGGCGGAATTCTAG
- the betC gene encoding choline-sulfatase: MTEQPNILILMADQLRASALPAYGNTVAKTPNLNRLADRSVIFENAYCNFPLCAPSRSVFMSGQLATHIGAFDNAAEFSSQTPTFAHYLRTFGYETILSGKMHFCGPDQLHGFEKRLTTDIYPADYNWTPDWTRFDERLEWYHTMHSVTEAGKCVRTNQLDFDEEVVFNARQKLFDMAREPGQRPFAMVVSLTHPHDPFTIPDPWWSLYTDEEIDDPVVPEPPGTDPHAKRLRHVNGAELLQPTPAQVKTARRAYYGACSFVDHQFGILLDTLEATGFAENTIVIVMADHGEMLGERGMWYKMSFHEDACRIPLLISAPGRFAPHRVSECVSLVDLLPTLASVASPDWKEQAPTRFLDGHSLLPHCMGEGGTDGVYGEYTAEGAVAPMVMIRRGQYKFIHCPADPDQLYDLKQDPYELNNLAALPEHAALTEQFRAEVAREWDIPALHEAVLASQERRSFVARALAKGQQSPWDHQPDRDASSMYIRSHMDLEVLEKRARFPTVAHHE, translated from the coding sequence ATGACCGAGCAGCCTAATATCCTGATCCTCATGGCGGATCAGTTAAGGGCATCGGCTCTGCCTGCGTATGGAAATACGGTTGCAAAAACGCCAAACCTGAACCGTCTGGCGGACCGTTCCGTCATTTTTGAAAATGCCTACTGCAATTTTCCCCTGTGCGCGCCCTCGCGCTCGGTTTTCATGTCCGGGCAGCTGGCAACGCATATCGGCGCGTTTGACAACGCAGCCGAATTCTCTTCCCAGACCCCGACCTTCGCCCATTACCTGCGCACCTTTGGGTATGAGACAATCCTGTCGGGCAAGATGCATTTCTGCGGCCCCGACCAGCTTCATGGTTTTGAAAAGCGCCTGACAACCGACATCTATCCCGCCGATTACAACTGGACGCCGGACTGGACGCGCTTTGATGAGCGACTGGAATGGTACCACACCATGCATTCAGTCACCGAAGCTGGCAAATGTGTCCGGACGAACCAGCTGGATTTTGACGAGGAAGTGGTCTTCAACGCCCGCCAGAAGCTGTTCGACATGGCACGCGAACCGGGACAGCGCCCGTTTGCAATGGTCGTCTCCCTGACCCATCCACACGATCCCTTCACCATTCCCGACCCGTGGTGGAGCCTGTACACCGATGAGGAAATCGATGACCCGGTCGTGCCTGAACCACCAGGTACGGACCCGCATGCAAAACGGCTCCGTCACGTGAACGGCGCGGAACTGCTGCAACCGACACCCGCACAGGTCAAGACGGCGCGCCGGGCCTATTATGGTGCCTGTTCCTTTGTCGACCACCAGTTCGGCATCCTGCTTGATACGCTGGAGGCAACGGGCTTTGCGGAGAATACCATCGTCATTGTCATGGCCGATCATGGCGAGATGCTGGGCGAACGCGGCATGTGGTACAAGATGAGCTTCCATGAGGACGCATGCCGCATTCCGCTGCTGATCAGCGCACCCGGCCGCTTTGCCCCGCACCGGGTGTCCGAATGTGTCTCTCTTGTTGACCTGCTGCCGACCCTGGCGTCCGTCGCATCCCCTGACTGGAAGGAACAGGCGCCCACCCGCTTCCTTGATGGCCATTCCCTGCTGCCCCACTGCATGGGGGAAGGCGGGACCGATGGCGTGTATGGTGAATACACGGCGGAAGGCGCCGTGGCCCCCATGGTCATGATCCGGCGTGGGCAGTACAAATTCATCCACTGCCCCGCGGACCCGGACCAGCTGTATGACCTGAAGCAGGACCCCTACGAACTGAACAACCTGGCGGCACTGCCGGAACACGCCGCCCTGACGGAGCAGTTCCGTGCGGAGGTCGCGCGCGAGTGGGATATTCCCGCGCTTCATGAAGCGGTACTGGCCAGCCAGGAACGACGGAGCTTCGTGGCAAGGGCGCTGGCAAAGGGCCAGCAGTCACCATGGGACCACCAGCCCGACCGTGATGCATCGTCGATGTATATCCGCAGCCACATGGACCTCGAGGTTCTGGAAAAACGCGCGCGCTTCCCCACGGTCGCCCATCACGAATGA
- a CDS encoding CocE/NonD family hydrolase, protein MELLSGTCLGLELVTTNCSATFAAPSPDTSGVHVTENIWIPMPDGRRLAARLFLPPGQQATPTGVVIEYLPYRKRDAYRYRDDIAGPGLASRGIGLIRIDIRGTGDSEGIIDDEYNPPEQDDLRHVIDWLVAQPWCNGHVGMRGISYGSFNGLQAAEKGYPALKAIVSACGTEQRYLDDIHYRGGCMVQSQLDWGMEWQVIMRAAPDPEIVGAGQWRALWQERLDAVAPVGLSWMAHQRKDQKWTYGSIQDYSAIRCAIFHVGGMLDSYVNSGPRLMELAPHVPQKALIGPWTHKWPGYPDPPGHTGAPAFVANGIPGPGIDWLPVEARWWRHWLMGEENGIMDGPALWAFREDAPPGLFFPQDTPGQWTSSQTWPPRHHRARVFHFSSDGLKREPHHGSPLVLRTNLTTGFSTPTTYITGDPDSWWRDQSRDDAQSLVLDTPPLETALDLMGQPVFRIRVSSSEPVAKLFVRLNEVMPDGSSRPVSNAILNLTHRDSDSEPSPLVPGQEYDVCLKGLFACYRFAPGSRLRVALSESWWPVTWPSPRMVTLRIMPRHSSVELPLAPDRETPPLPFTVLAERYDHHGLPPAPYHDSLHDVRISGPEGQRTFTLEYGSRQPQVRPVPGLTTLMGDATYARRVIREDDPGSAVMESECSSIYVHKGQKVMLRANIVVSCDSTSFHGTESFEAWLNGKRIMQRQWTRSCPRDLA, encoded by the coding sequence ATGGAACTTCTTTCCGGCACCTGCCTGGGGCTGGAACTGGTCACGACCAACTGCTCTGCAACATTCGCGGCACCATCGCCCGATACATCAGGGGTCCATGTAACCGAAAACATATGGATTCCCATGCCCGATGGCAGACGACTGGCCGCAAGGCTGTTCCTGCCACCAGGCCAGCAGGCGACCCCTACGGGGGTCGTCATCGAATATCTCCCCTATCGCAAGCGCGATGCCTACCGGTACCGTGATGATATTGCCGGACCGGGACTGGCCAGCCGCGGCATCGGGCTGATCCGCATAGATATCCGCGGCACCGGTGATTCCGAAGGCATCATTGATGACGAATACAACCCGCCCGAACAGGATGACCTGCGCCACGTGATCGACTGGCTTGTGGCGCAGCCATGGTGCAACGGCCATGTCGGCATGCGGGGCATTTCCTACGGGTCCTTCAACGGCCTGCAGGCGGCTGAAAAGGGCTATCCCGCGCTGAAGGCCATCGTATCCGCCTGCGGGACGGAACAGCGCTATCTGGACGACATCCACTATCGTGGCGGATGCATGGTCCAGAGCCAGCTGGACTGGGGCATGGAATGGCAGGTCATCATGCGCGCGGCCCCCGATCCCGAGATTGTGGGGGCCGGGCAATGGCGCGCGTTGTGGCAGGAACGACTGGATGCGGTGGCACCTGTCGGCCTGTCGTGGATGGCGCACCAGCGCAAGGACCAGAAATGGACCTATGGCTCCATCCAGGATTACAGCGCGATCCGGTGCGCCATCTTCCATGTTGGCGGCATGCTGGACTCGTACGTCAATTCCGGGCCGCGCCTCATGGAGCTTGCGCCCCATGTGCCGCAAAAGGCGCTGATCGGGCCATGGACCCATAAATGGCCGGGCTACCCCGACCCGCCGGGCCATACCGGGGCACCGGCCTTTGTCGCCAACGGGATTCCCGGCCCCGGCATCGACTGGCTGCCCGTTGAAGCCCGGTGGTGGCGCCACTGGCTGATGGGGGAAGAAAACGGAATCATGGACGGCCCCGCCCTGTGGGCCTTCCGCGAAGATGCGCCACCCGGCCTGTTCTTCCCGCAGGATACGCCCGGCCAGTGGACCAGCAGCCAGACATGGCCGCCACGGCACCACAGGGCACGCGTGTTCCATTTCTCGTCCGACGGGCTGAAGCGCGAACCCCACCACGGCAGTCCGCTCGTCCTGCGCACGAATCTTACGACCGGTTTCTCGACCCCCACGACCTATATTACCGGGGACCCGGATTCATGGTGGCGCGACCAGTCCCGTGATGATGCGCAGAGCCTGGTGCTGGATACGCCGCCACTCGAGACCGCCCTTGACCTTATGGGGCAGCCTGTCTTCCGCATAAGGGTCAGTTCCAGCGAGCCCGTTGCCAAGCTGTTCGTCCGGCTGAACGAAGTCATGCCCGATGGCTCGTCCCGCCCGGTCAGCAACGCCATACTCAACCTGACCCATCGTGACAGCGACAGCGAGCCATCCCCCCTTGTTCCGGGGCAGGAATATGATGTCTGCCTGAAGGGACTGTTCGCGTGCTACCGCTTCGCACCCGGCAGCAGGCTGCGCGTGGCGCTGAGCGAAAGCTGGTGGCCGGTTACGTGGCCTTCACCCCGCATGGTAACGCTGCGGATCATGCCACGACATTCCTCGGTCGAACTGCCGCTTGCCCCGGACCGTGAAACGCCGCCCCTGCCCTTTACCGTACTGGCCGAGCGCTACGACCACCATGGCCTGCCGCCGGCCCCCTACCATGACAGCCTGCATGACGTACGGATTTCCGGGCCGGAGGGGCAACGGACCTTCACGCTGGAATACGGCTCCCGCCAGCCACAGGTCAGGCCGGTTCCGGGCCTGACAACATTGATGGGCGACGCAACCTATGCCCGCCGTGTCATACGTGAGGACGATCCCGGCAGCGCCGTAATGGAATCCGAATGCAGCAGCATCTATGTCCACAAGGGGCAGAAAGTCATGCTGCGGGCCAATATCGTGGTCTCCTGTGATTCCACATCATTCCATGGCACCGAAAGTTTCGAGGCATGGCTGAACGGGAAACGGATCATGCAGCGGCAATGGACACGAAGCTGTCCACGTGACCTTGCATGA